The region GCGGCATCGCTGCACATAAAGGCCGGCACTTCCAGTTGCACATGGGCCGGCAGTTCGGTCCCCAGCAACTCAAGCAGCAGGCTTTCGCTCAGCACATGCAGGATGACCTGGCCGCCGCCGGCGGGCCAGACTTCGTTCAGGCAGGCCAGGACTTCGGCGCCATCGAGCTTGGCATCAGGCCGAACCGGCACCACCGTCAGGCGGGTGGCGGTGACCATGCGTTGGGCATCGATCAGAGGGGCGTAAGCGAGTGCGACTGCACCCAAATGTGAGTAGTTCATGAGTCCTGTGCTCGAAGAGAAAAAGTGGCCGTGGCCTGGGTCGAATTCGGTGTCGGGCTAAGTGCCTGGGGCTAAGCAAGCAAATGCCCAGCCGGCCCGCCGTGTTTGGCGGCTCACCCGGGGATCAAACGTTGATGTACTGGAACAGGGTCATGCGCTGCACCATCGCATAGGTTTTGAGTGCGGTGTCATAACCGGTTTGCTGGTTCTGGAAGTCGGAGATGCCCTGAGTCATGTCCAGGTCTTCGGCCGCCGATTGCTCGGACTTGTTGTATTGCTTGAGGGCGGCCATACGGGTTTCGGTGCCGTCCAGATTATTCATGCGCTCGCCGACCTGGCTGCGCACATTTTGCAGATTGCTCATCACCGCGTCGAGGTCGCGGATGCGGTTGGAGTTGGACTGCGAGATCTCCGCCTGCCCACGTAAAGGCGCGCGCAACTCGGCCACCGCCTTGTCCAGCACGTCGAAGACCTTGAGGTCGTTGCTGGAGGGTTTGATGCTGAACTGGTCGCCGTCCACCGGCTTGCCCGAGATGGTCATGGCCATGCCATCAAAGCTGATGCCCTTGCCGGGGGTGAACGTGCCCGTGGGGTTGCCATCCAGCGGCACGGCGGCGCCGGTGTCGGTATTGGTGACAGCGATGGTCTGCGCAGGCGCAGTGCCGCTGATCACGATGTTGTAGTTATTGCCGGTCAGCAGGCCGGGGTTGGTGACCCGGCCGCTGTCGATCCAGCCCTTTGGTGGCGTGCTCGCGCCAGCGGTATTGCCATTTGGGCCGGTGACGAAGCTGCCATTGCCCGAGCGGGCTTGCTGCCAGGCCTGATCGCCGTCGATGGTGAGGGCGAAGTTGTCCATATTACCGGTCTGAATGCTGCCGCCAACACCGGTGAAGGTGACGCCGCCGTTCTGGTCCAGAAATGGTGGCGTGCCCGAGCCTTGGCCGCCGAACAAAAAGCCGCCGGCGCCGTCGCTGCGGTTGGCAATGGTGAGCAGTTGATCGCGCAGGCCGGCGATCTTGTTGGCCAGGCCGGCGCGTTCGGAATCGCTGTAGCTGGCATTGCCTGCGGCCATCATGGCTTCACGCATTTGTTGCATCAACTCGCCGGCATCGCCCAGCGCTGATTCACTCAGGATCATGCTGTTGCGGCTGGCTTCCAGGGCGCGCTGATTGGCATCGACGCGGCCGATGCTGACCAAAGCACGCTCGGCGCGCGCGGCGCCGGTTGGGTCATCGCTGGCCTGGGCGATGCGCTTGCCGGAGGTGAGCTGACCCTGTGTTTCCTGGAGCTTTTGCTGGCGACGCTGCAAATTGGCAATGCTGGCGTCGAACATATTGGAAGTAGCGAGGCGCATGATTCATGGCTCCTTAGGGATTGCGTGACGAACAGCCTGAGTGAAACGGCGTGGCCTGAGCGTTGTGAGTGGCTTTGAAGCTATTCATCGCCATCAACGCGAAGCCAGCTTGAGCAGCTCGTCAAAAATGGTTTGCGCGGCCTGCAAGACCTTGGCTGCGGCTTGGTAGCCTTGCTGGAACTGCATCAGCCGCGAGGCTTCCTCATCGAGATTGACGCCGGCCTGGCCGGCCCGGGTGGCCTCGGCATTGGCGGCCACCGAGGTGGACACGGTGGCCAAATAATTGCTGCCCTGCACCCGCGAGCCGATCTCACTCATGGCTGAGGAGTAGGCATCGTTGATGGTGCTGCCCAGGGCAATGCTGCCATCGGGCAGGGTGCGTCGGCCGACAAAAGTTTCCGTCTGGATGTTCAGGAAGGCCTTGGCATTGCCGTTGTTGGCGGTAGTGAACTTGGTGGCGTCCAGCGTGATGGTGTCGCCGGCCTTGGGCACGCCGTTGAGCTTGAGCTCAAAGCCCAGGTCGATGGGCGGGGTGGCACCCGGCTGGTTGCCGATGGGCTGGCCGGAGGTCCAATCGCCGGTGTAGACGCTGCCATCGTTCAGGGTCAGGGTGTATGGCACCTGGCTGCTGCCTGCGGCGGGTGTGCCGAAGGCGATGGACATCGGCGCCTTGCTCGGGTCGACCTTGCTGTTGACGGCGTACATCGAGTCCACCGTGGCCGTGCCCTTGTTATTGACGCTGGCGCTGGCGGTCAGCGGTGAGGCTGCGGCAATGCCGGTGGTTCGGTCCAGCACCCGTTTCATATCCACAGCGGCTTGGGCCACCGGCTCAAGCAAGAAGGAGTCACCCGCGCCGGGGGCGGCGTCGGCCAGGTCGATCTTGAAGCCGTCCACCGTATCACCGTTGGCAACGGTGCGAGTCAGCCCGTCGCTCAGGCGCACCAGTTGCAAGGCGCCCGTGCCAGCGGGATCCACGCTCAGTTTGTAGGAGCTGGCCTGCAACTGGCTGGCGTCCGTGATACTCAGCTTGACGCTCGCGGCGAAGCTGCCGTCGGCATTGCGTGCATTGGTGGCTGCCGGCAGGCTGCGGGGGCTGCCGATGCCGAAGATGGGGCCACCCTTGCTTGGGGTAGTGGACAGGTCCAGACCTAAGGCCTGCTGGTCGTTGACCCGTGTGGCCATGGCGGCGGCCATCTGTCCCAGCAGATTGCGAGCGTCCTGCAGATCAATGTCTTGGTACTGCACCAAGGCCGAGATGGAGCCGCCGGTCAGCACGCTGGCATCAAGCGCGCGAGGTCCGTTGGACTCATCGATGCTGACCTGGGCGCGCTTGCCGTCGTAGGGGTCGGGCGTGATCTTGAGCTCTTGCGAGTTGGCGCCCAGCACCAAGCGCTGGCCGCCGCCCATGAAGACACCCACGGTGCCGTCGGAGGCGGGCAGGGTGGTGACTTGAATGTATTGGCTGAGTTGCGAGATCAACTGATCGCGCTGATCGAGCAAGTCGTTAGGTGCGTGGCCGTTGCCATTGGCGCGTGCCACTTGGTCATTGGCTACGGCAATCTGCTTGGTGATCTGGTTGACCACGGCCACATTGGCCTTCAAGTCACTGACCACACCCGCTTGCAAATCCACCAATTGCTGGCCGGCGGCAGAAAAGCGCGAGGCGAGTTCTGTCGCACGACCCAGCACCACCTGGCGCGAGGAGGGGTCGGAAGGGCGACTCGCCACATCCACCATGGCATTGAGAAACTGGCCGGCCGCGTAGCCGATGCCGCTCTCGCCTGGCGGAAACAGCTTTTCCAGCTGGCCCAAAGAGGCGGCGCGAGTTTGATCCATGAAGGCCGTTGCCTTGCTGCTGGCCGCCTCCTTGGTCAGGAATTCATTGTGCGAACGCTCCACCGTCAGCACCGACACACCCTTGCCGAAATAGCCTGAACCGGTGAACTGGCCCTCGGGAGTCGTCAACACCACCGACTGGCGTGAGTAGCCGGGCGTGTTGGCGTTGGCAATGTTCTGCCCGACGGCCTGCAAGGCCGCCTGGTTGGCGAACATCGCGCGTATGCCTATGCCCAGAAGTGCGCCCATATGGCTGTGTCCTTGTTATCGATCAGGCCAGGGCGCGCTGCACGCGCACCGTGGTGTTGATGACCTTGGCCAGCTTGCTGGCGTACTCGGGGTCGGTGGCGTAGCCGGCCTTTTGCAAGCCACGGGCAAAGCCCTCGGCGCTGCCGCCCTGGGCTTGGGCCACCACATTGCGGTAGCGGTCGTTGCTGCCGATCAGCTTGGCGTAGTCTTTGAAGGCTTCGTCATAGCTGCCGTAGGCGCGGAACTTGGCCGTTACTTTTTGTGCCTTGCCGTCGATGTATTCGGTGGTTTGAACCTCGGCGACCTTGCCGGTCCAGCCCGGCGTGGCCTTGATGCCGAAGACGTTGAAGGAGTTGCTGCCGTCCACACCCTTGATTTCGCGCTTGCCCCAGCCCGACTCATGGGCCGCCTGGGCCAGCATGAAGCTGGCTGGGATGCCGGTGCTGGCCTCGGCTGCTTTGGCCGCACCATCGTGCTGCTGGATAAAGCTCTGCACATGCGGGGCGATGCCCTTCTTGGCCATGGCGGGCAAGGGTTGCAAAGTCTTGGCGGCGTCGGCCTTGTCGCTGACACCCATCTGGCGCTGCAGCTGGCGTGCAATCGCGTCCGAGAGGCCGCCGGGCAGGCCGGTCAGCTTGCCGGCGAACTGGGTGTCCAGCATCTCGGTGCCCATCTGCGTGCCGGGGTTGTCCAGCATGCCCGTCGCCATGGTGGAGGCGCGCATGCTTTTCATCACCTCTTGCATGAAGAGCGACTCGAACTGCTTGGCCGTTTCGCGGATGCTGTTCTTGGGGTCGCGCGCGGCGGCCGAGCGCAGGGCTTCGATGCTGCGGGTGTCGGTGCCGGTGCTGCTGCCCAGGCTGCCGGCCAGATTGCTTGCCGAGAGAGCCATGTCAAATTACCTCAAGCTCGGCGTTCAGCGCGCCGGCGCTCTTCATCGCTTGCAGGATTGCCAGCAGATCCTGCGGTGTAGCGCCCAAGGAGTTGAGCGCCTTCACCACT is a window of Paucibacter sp. KCTC 42545 DNA encoding:
- the flgL gene encoding flagellar hook-associated protein FlgL, which codes for MRLATSNMFDASIANLQRRQQKLQETQGQLTSGKRIAQASDDPTGAARAERALVSIGRVDANQRALEASRNSMILSESALGDAGELMQQMREAMMAAGNASYSDSERAGLANKIAGLRDQLLTIANRSDGAGGFLFGGQGSGTPPFLDQNGGVTFTGVGGSIQTGNMDNFALTIDGDQAWQQARSGNGSFVTGPNGNTAGASTPPKGWIDSGRVTNPGLLTGNNYNIVISGTAPAQTIAVTNTDTGAAVPLDGNPTGTFTPGKGISFDGMAMTISGKPVDGDQFSIKPSSNDLKVFDVLDKAVAELRAPLRGQAEISQSNSNRIRDLDAVMSNLQNVRSQVGERMNNLDGTETRMAALKQYNKSEQSAAEDLDMTQGISDFQNQQTGYDTALKTYAMVQRMTLFQYINV
- the flgK gene encoding flagellar hook-associated protein FlgK, which codes for MGALLGIGIRAMFANQAALQAVGQNIANANTPGYSRQSVVLTTPEGQFTGSGYFGKGVSVLTVERSHNEFLTKEAASSKATAFMDQTRAASLGQLEKLFPPGESGIGYAAGQFLNAMVDVASRPSDPSSRQVVLGRATELASRFSAAGQQLVDLQAGVVSDLKANVAVVNQITKQIAVANDQVARANGNGHAPNDLLDQRDQLISQLSQYIQVTTLPASDGTVGVFMGGGQRLVLGANSQELKITPDPYDGKRAQVSIDESNGPRALDASVLTGGSISALVQYQDIDLQDARNLLGQMAAAMATRVNDQQALGLDLSTTPSKGGPIFGIGSPRSLPAATNARNADGSFAASVKLSITDASQLQASSYKLSVDPAGTGALQLVRLSDGLTRTVANGDTVDGFKIDLADAAPGAGDSFLLEPVAQAAVDMKRVLDRTTGIAAASPLTASASVNNKGTATVDSMYAVNSKVDPSKAPMSIAFGTPAAGSSQVPYTLTLNDGSVYTGDWTSGQPIGNQPGATPPIDLGFELKLNGVPKAGDTITLDATKFTTANNGNAKAFLNIQTETFVGRRTLPDGSIALGSTINDAYSSAMSEIGSRVQGSNYLATVSTSVAANAEATRAGQAGVNLDEEASRLMQFQQGYQAAAKVLQAAQTIFDELLKLASR
- the flgJ gene encoding flagellar assembly peptidoglycan hydrolase FlgJ — translated: MALSASNLAGSLGSSTGTDTRSIEALRSAAARDPKNSIRETAKQFESLFMQEVMKSMRASTMATGMLDNPGTQMGTEMLDTQFAGKLTGLPGGLSDAIARQLQRQMGVSDKADAAKTLQPLPAMAKKGIAPHVQSFIQQHDGAAKAAEASTGIPASFMLAQAAHESGWGKREIKGVDGSNSFNVFGIKATPGWTGKVAEVQTTEYIDGKAQKVTAKFRAYGSYDEAFKDYAKLIGSNDRYRNVVAQAQGGSAEGFARGLQKAGYATDPEYASKLAKVINTTVRVQRALA